In the genome of bacterium, the window ACGGTCTGCATCCAGGTGCCGACGAGGCTGGCCAGCTGGCCGGTCCAGAACCAGCGGAAGTTGCGGAAGCGGAAGGCGGCGAGGCCCTCGGCGAGCCGGGGTGGACGCGGCGGCTCGGGCGTCGGAGCCCCCTGCGCGCCGGTGAGCGCGCCGCCTGCCGGTTCGCTCGGGCTCACGCGGCGCCCCGCGCCGCGCGCGCGATGACCTGCGCCGCGCGCTCGTCGCCGAGGGCGGCGGTGTTCAGCACGAGGGCGTAGTGCAGCGGGTCGGTCCAGTCGACGTCGAAGTGGTGCTGCAGGTAGTCGGCGCGCTCCTTGTCGAAGGCGTCGAGGCGGCGCTCGGCCTCGGCGGCGCCAATCTCGCTGCGGGCCTGGATGCGGGCGAGCCGCGCCGCGCGCGGCGCGACGAGGCGCACGTGCAGCGCGCCCGGCCACTGGCCCAGCACGAAGGCGCCGCCGCGGCCGACGATCACCGCGTTCTCGCTGCGCGCCTCCTCGATGATGACCTCGCGGAAGAGCCGGCCGATGCGCTCGGGGTTGGGCAACTCCTCGCA includes:
- a CDS encoding cytidylate kinase-like family protein: MPIVTVSREYGAGGLAIGRRVAELLGAEFLDSALIGEVARRLGLPEDAVKRWDERRESLILRLLRALETAHPEYAVGGELALQACEELPNPERIGRLFREVIIEEARSENAVIVGRGGAFVLGQWPGALHVRLVAPRAARLARIQARSEIGAAEAERRLDAFDKERADYLQHHFDVDWTDPLHYALVLNTAALGDERAAQVIARAARGAA